From a single Rhodanobacteraceae bacterium genomic region:
- a CDS encoding TMEM43 family protein: MPVVVRENISWWSRLKQSFVGFLLSFVIVIAALLLLAWNEHRTLKNYKGLRAAGETVQSVAADPIDPSVDGKLIHFSAEVRSNQGVRDPDFGIEAPALVLRRSVEMYQWREKKETTERDKLGGGKERVTTYSYEKVWDDDAINSSNFQESGHNNPGALPFSDARFAVTDARIGARRAADNILNSLNSSALQLGEAGVFPNGFRRVDAETIYRGSNPGSPQIGDVRVRYRAVPPQMASVIAQANGDSLLPWTSPAGTEIFLVETGQQSASSMVEHAQSSNSMLGWVLRAAGFGLLWIAFSMMLGPLKTIAAVLPPLGRAVGMFTGGVAFVLAAVLASVTIVLSWIFVRPLWAVSIVLAIVAVIAMWSRKSAKPAQAAAGMPPPMPPPPPPPPPR, encoded by the coding sequence ATGCCCGTCGTAGTCCGCGAGAACATCTCCTGGTGGAGCCGGCTGAAGCAGTCCTTCGTCGGCTTTCTGCTGTCTTTTGTCATCGTCATTGCGGCTTTGCTGCTGCTGGCCTGGAACGAGCACCGCACGCTCAAGAACTACAAGGGCTTGCGGGCAGCAGGTGAGACGGTGCAAAGCGTGGCCGCAGACCCGATTGACCCCTCCGTGGACGGCAAGCTGATTCACTTCAGCGCCGAGGTGCGCAGCAATCAGGGTGTGCGCGATCCGGATTTCGGGATCGAAGCCCCGGCGCTGGTGCTGCGGCGCTCGGTCGAGATGTACCAGTGGCGGGAAAAGAAGGAGACCACCGAGCGCGACAAGCTCGGCGGTGGCAAGGAGCGGGTGACCACCTATTCCTACGAGAAAGTGTGGGACGACGACGCCATCAACTCCTCGAATTTCCAGGAGAGCGGCCACAACAATCCCGGCGCCTTGCCTTTCAGTGACGCCCGATTTGCGGTGACCGACGCCCGCATCGGCGCTCGTCGTGCCGCCGACAACATCCTGAATTCGCTGAACAGCAGCGCGCTGCAGCTGGGCGAGGCCGGGGTTTTTCCCAATGGCTTTCGCCGAGTCGATGCCGAAACCATCTATCGCGGCAGCAATCCGGGCTCGCCGCAGATCGGCGACGTCCGCGTGCGTTATCGGGCGGTACCGCCGCAGATGGCATCGGTGATTGCCCAGGCCAATGGCGATAGCCTGCTGCCGTGGACCAGTCCGGCAGGGACCGAGATCTTCCTCGTGGAAACCGGTCAGCAGTCCGCTTCGTCCATGGTGGAGCATGCCCAGAGCAGCAACAGCATGCTGGGCTGGGTCCTTCGCGCGGCAGGCTTCGGCCTGCTCTGGATTGCCTTCTCGATGATGCTGGGCCCGCTCAAGACCATTGCCGCGGTGCTGCCGCCGCTGGGACGGGCGGTCGGCATGTTCACCGGCGGTGTGGCCTTCGTGCTGGCTGCAGTGCTGGCCAGCGTGACCATCGTGCTGTCGTGGATTTTCGTGCGCCCCCTGTGGGCGGTCTCGATCGTGCTGGCCATCGTCGCCGTGATTGCGATGTGGAGTCGCAAGAGCGCCAAACCCGCGCAGGCCGCGGCAGGCATGCCGCCGCCAATGCCACCGCCGCCGCCGCCGCCGCCGCCGAGATGA
- a CDS encoding alpha/beta fold hydrolase produces MHYLDEGKGAPVVMVHGNPSWCWLFRDLIAALKPNYRCVAPDHIGMGLSDRPDDARYQYTLDSRVADFSAFMERIVPTGPVTLVVHDWGGAIASAWAVKNPDRVARMVVLNTAAFPMLAGKRLPATLKLVRNTRLGAFLVERFNAFAVGAARTSTARKLSGRERAAFVAPYDSPIARRAVLRFVQDIPLRESDPAYATIAATGKGLQLLADKPMLILWGLRDFVFDRDYFDEWCRRFPRAEAIAFADAGHYVLEDMAATIVPKIEAFLAKS; encoded by the coding sequence ATGCATTACCTCGACGAAGGCAAGGGCGCTCCGGTGGTCATGGTCCACGGCAACCCGAGCTGGTGCTGGCTGTTCCGCGATCTGATCGCCGCGCTGAAGCCGAACTATCGTTGCGTGGCACCCGACCACATCGGCATGGGCCTGTCCGACCGTCCCGATGACGCTCGCTACCAGTACACCCTGGACAGCCGCGTGGCAGATTTCAGCGCTTTCATGGAGCGCATCGTTCCGACCGGCCCAGTGACGCTGGTGGTGCATGACTGGGGTGGGGCCATCGCCAGTGCCTGGGCGGTGAAGAATCCAGATCGCGTCGCGCGGATGGTGGTGCTGAACACCGCGGCTTTCCCGATGCTGGCCGGCAAGCGCCTGCCGGCTACTCTGAAGCTGGTCCGCAACACCCGCCTGGGTGCCTTCCTGGTCGAGCGTTTCAATGCCTTCGCCGTGGGTGCAGCCCGCACCAGCACCGCGCGCAAGCTCTCCGGGCGCGAGCGCGCGGCCTTCGTGGCGCCCTACGATTCACCGATTGCGCGACGCGCGGTGCTGCGTTTCGTTCAGGACATTCCGCTCAGGGAATCCGATCCCGCGTACGCAACGATCGCGGCTACCGGCAAGGGTCTGCAATTGCTGGCCGACAAGCCGATGCTGATCCTCTGGGGCCTGCGCGATTTCGTCTTCGACCGCGACTATTTCGACGAATGGTGCCGCCGTTTCCCGCGCGCCGAGGCCATCGCCTTTGCCGATGCCGGCCACTACGTGCTGGAAGACATGGCCGCGACCATCGTGCCGAAGATCGAGGCCTTTCTCGCCAAGAGCTGA